A DNA window from Flavisolibacter ginsenosidimutans contains the following coding sequences:
- a CDS encoding site-specific integrase, which yields MLLPIKFICSEKKVRRDGTSIIFIQYCYSSDNKTLLNTEIAIPPRYWQKKFSRISEDLPEEYGQAASLNKELQRLLRLAEDIIQFALDKKYPDPVQFVKQTFHPAFLIDSLENVTIELHKKAEKVNLEFFFQFKEYIKSKETKVTPGMMKVFNNVCGVLLDFETYRATEIKFEEIDYNFYEELVEYLLYHHVHKRKKEEVKGLKLSSAGKIIKQLRIFLRNRMRKKIISPINLEDFKILDEEADAVYVTSREIMQIFRADLSTHPHLRKYQMLFVFGCLTGLRFSDFSTIEPNDVRNKMLYKKQGKSDGWVVIPLKDEAYYIFVNEFNKRIPNITNPDFNWYIKEVAKYAGLTQPIKFSHKKGTKDVVTVKPKYQWITSHTCRRSFCTNEFLAGTPVELIMKISGHKSLRDFYRYIKITPEEAGQKIRELWERRGDMNMANKKYTDGSHVSANGIPMPE from the coding sequence ATGTTGTTACCGATTAAATTCATCTGTTCTGAAAAGAAGGTCCGAAGGGACGGCACTTCCATAATTTTTATTCAGTACTGTTATAGCTCCGACAACAAGACCTTGCTAAACACGGAAATTGCCATTCCACCCAGGTACTGGCAAAAGAAATTCAGCCGCATTTCCGAAGATTTACCGGAGGAATACGGACAAGCAGCTTCGTTAAACAAAGAACTTCAACGGCTCCTGCGACTGGCAGAAGACATCATTCAATTTGCGCTTGATAAAAAATATCCCGATCCCGTACAATTCGTTAAACAAACCTTTCACCCAGCATTTCTTATTGACTCGCTTGAAAACGTTACCATCGAACTGCATAAGAAAGCGGAGAAAGTCAACCTTGAATTTTTCTTCCAGTTCAAAGAGTACATCAAATCAAAAGAAACAAAGGTGACACCCGGCATGATGAAGGTATTCAACAACGTGTGCGGGGTGTTGCTTGATTTTGAAACCTACCGTGCAACTGAAATTAAGTTCGAAGAAATTGACTACAATTTTTACGAAGAGTTGGTGGAGTACCTGCTGTATCACCATGTTCACAAACGAAAAAAAGAAGAAGTCAAAGGTCTTAAGCTTAGTTCTGCAGGAAAAATCATCAAGCAATTGCGCATCTTCCTTCGGAACAGGATGCGGAAGAAAATCATCTCTCCCATCAACTTGGAGGATTTCAAAATCCTGGACGAAGAAGCAGATGCGGTGTATGTAACATCCCGTGAAATCATGCAAATCTTCCGTGCCGATTTATCCACTCATCCACACTTAAGAAAGTATCAGATGCTGTTTGTTTTTGGCTGTCTTACGGGATTGCGGTTTTCCGATTTTTCCACCATTGAACCGAACGACGTAAGAAATAAAATGCTTTACAAAAAACAGGGCAAGTCCGATGGCTGGGTTGTCATTCCCCTCAAAGACGAAGCCTATTACATTTTTGTCAATGAATTTAACAAGCGTATTCCCAACATCACCAATCCTGATTTTAACTGGTACATCAAAGAAGTCGCGAAATATGCTGGGCTAACTCAACCCATTAAATTTTCGCACAAAAAAGGAACCAAAGACGTTGTTACCGTTAAACCAAAGTACCAGTGGATCACGTCGCATACCTGTAGGCGCTCGTTCTGCACGAACGAATTTTTAGCCGGCACACCAGTGGAGTTAATTATGAAAATCAGTGGGCATAAGAGTTTGCGCGATTTCTATCGCTACATTAAGATTACCCCTGAAGAAGCCGGACAAAAAATAAGAGAACTCTGGGAAAGGCGCGGCGACATGAACATGGCAAATAAAAAGTACACCGACGGCTCGCATGTCTCAGCTAATGGCATTCCCATGCCTGAATAA
- a CDS encoding ACT domain-containing protein gives MHRVNFMYIVEAEKNDALLIRILSAITRRRMQLISFHSNVKSGDELLHVTFTVEEGNESVLKLLKQLEKQIDITSVKFFEQQNEPVCKTEHPESFSTL, from the coding sequence ATGCACCGAGTAAATTTTATGTACATCGTTGAAGCAGAAAAAAATGATGCCTTGTTAATCAGAATTCTTTCGGCAATTACCCGAAGGCGAATGCAGCTAATCTCGTTTCATTCCAACGTAAAATCGGGCGATGAACTCCTCCACGTCACGTTCACCGTTGAAGAAGGCAACGAGAGTGTGTTGAAGCTTTTAAAACAACTGGAAAAACAAATTGACATCACGTCCGTAAAATTTTTTGAACAACAAAACGAACCGGTATGCAAAACAGAACATCCAGAGAGCTTTTCGACCTTGTAA
- a CDS encoding glycoside hydrolase family 97 protein, with translation MEKLIGCFIACCFFFAEKSSGQIKTLKSPDGSIALKLQTGNSVDEPLAYQLFCGDKSVINAGKLKLNTGNTLKLQLQKAHLTKVRSQWKTVYGERKFIPENYNQLKLLFDSDEDSRLRLTLLLRVYNEGFAYQYTLHQKGEIVLKNESSAFGLPDNATAWVSSTAQGILTEKKIRDIKDVAERPLTIRLTDSLYLALGEAGLVDFARMKFTSDNAGGLLTKLDGETKALKELRSPWRYVLVGNSPADLLQKNYLLLNLNVPNQMEDTKWIQPGKVLREVTLTTTGAYRTIDFAAAHNIRYILFDAGWYGREDHDTSDASRVSLDPLRSKGPLDLHDVIRYGNAKGVGVILYVNRRALEKQLDSLLPLYRSWGVKGLKFGFVQVGSQRWTSWLHEAIRKCAQYHMIVDVHDEYRPTGYSRTYPNLLTQEGIRGDEESPFTEHSITSLFTRMIAGAADNTNCYFTSRVDKMGSHTAQMAKAVCIYSPLQFLYWYDHPKFETTTGAKDGEILEVPELNWYTTLPTTWDETRVLDGDMQDFATIARKKGSQWFVGSLNGTKPRVVQLPLQFLDKGKKYVATIYSHDTSLQTATHVRIKTMNVDAGSTLRLPIGSRDGIAVHIMPE, from the coding sequence ATGGAAAAACTTATCGGTTGCTTTATTGCTTGTTGTTTCTTTTTCGCGGAAAAAAGTTCAGGACAAATTAAAACGCTAAAAAGCCCGGATGGAAGTATTGCGTTAAAACTTCAAACAGGAAACAGTGTAGACGAGCCACTTGCGTATCAGCTTTTTTGCGGCGATAAGTCTGTGATCAATGCGGGCAAATTAAAATTGAACACCGGCAACACACTAAAACTGCAATTACAGAAAGCCCATCTCACGAAAGTTCGCAGCCAGTGGAAAACCGTTTACGGCGAAAGAAAATTCATACCGGAAAATTATAATCAACTAAAACTTTTATTTGATTCCGATGAGGACAGCCGCCTTCGATTGACGCTTCTACTGAGGGTTTACAACGAAGGCTTCGCTTATCAGTACACCCTTCATCAAAAAGGAGAAATTGTTTTAAAAAACGAATCATCAGCATTCGGCTTGCCGGATAATGCAACGGCTTGGGTGAGTTCAACGGCGCAGGGCATACTTACCGAAAAAAAGATTCGCGATATCAAGGACGTTGCAGAACGACCCTTAACCATTCGATTAACCGACAGCTTGTACCTGGCATTGGGTGAAGCAGGACTCGTTGATTTTGCGCGGATGAAGTTTACATCCGATAACGCCGGCGGTTTGCTAACCAAACTGGATGGTGAAACAAAAGCGTTGAAAGAATTGAGAAGTCCGTGGCGGTATGTGCTCGTTGGTAACTCACCCGCCGATCTGTTGCAAAAGAATTACCTACTGTTGAATTTGAATGTACCCAATCAAATGGAGGATACAAAATGGATTCAGCCCGGCAAGGTTTTGCGTGAAGTGACGTTGACGACTACTGGCGCTTATCGCACAATAGATTTTGCAGCCGCTCACAACATTCGCTACATCTTGTTTGATGCGGGTTGGTACGGAAGAGAAGACCACGACACGTCTGATGCATCAAGGGTTTCCCTCGATCCCTTGCGTTCGAAAGGCCCATTGGATTTACACGATGTGATTCGCTACGGCAATGCAAAAGGCGTGGGTGTTATTTTATACGTTAATCGCCGTGCGTTGGAAAAACAACTGGATTCCTTGCTGCCTTTGTATCGTTCATGGGGCGTTAAAGGTTTGAAGTTTGGCTTTGTGCAGGTGGGTTCGCAACGGTGGACATCGTGGTTGCACGAGGCCATTCGCAAGTGCGCTCAATATCATATGATCGTTGATGTTCACGACGAATACCGTCCCACCGGTTACAGTCGCACCTATCCAAATTTGTTGACACAGGAAGGCATCCGCGGCGACGAAGAAAGTCCCTTCACCGAACACTCCATCACTTCTTTGTTTACGCGAATGATTGCCGGCGCAGCCGACAACACCAATTGTTACTTCACCAGTCGGGTTGATAAAATGGGATCGCATACGGCACAGATGGCAAAGGCGGTTTGTATTTACAGTCCCTTGCAATTTTTGTATTGGTACGATCATCCAAAATTTGAAACGACGACTGGTGCAAAGGATGGCGAAATTCTGGAGGTTCCGGAACTGAACTGGTATACTACGTTGCCCACGACCTGGGATGAAACGCGAGTGCTGGATGGCGACATGCAGGACTTTGCAACCATAGCACGCAAGAAAGGTTCGCAATGGTTTGTTGGTTCGCTTAACGGCACAAAACCTAGAGTAGTTCAACTTCCGTTGCAGTTTCTCGACAAAGGAAAAAAATACGTTGCTACTATTTATTCGCACGATACATCGTTACAAACAGCCACGCATGTCAGAATAAAAACAATGAACGTTGATGCTGGATCAACACTGCGTTTACCCATTGGAAGTAGAGATGGAATTGCCGTACACATTATGCCCGAGTAA
- a CDS encoding SMP-30/gluconolactonase/LRE family protein: MINLIEKLKPVVVLEHQCQLGEGPVWDFEKRIIIWIDILKGEIHEHSPVEKWHRVLPVREMIGSVALCKDGDFIAALQSGFAFINRSSGEIKKIIDPEEHLSGNRFNEGKCDPARRFFAGTMSLSKQQKQGSFYMLKADGSVEKKLENLSVPNGMAWSLDHQTFYQIDSPISEVRSYDYDIGTGNFSNKKVIINIPKEDGVPDGMTIDNEGMLWIAHWNGWQISRWNPHTGRKLGSVSLPVANVTSCTFGGDELNDLYITSARAGLTETELNEQPLAGSVFVLKNSGYKGEEAFVFNRHQ, encoded by the coding sequence GTGATTAATTTAATAGAGAAACTGAAGCCAGTTGTTGTTTTGGAACATCAGTGCCAGCTTGGCGAAGGACCTGTGTGGGATTTTGAAAAACGAATAATTATTTGGATTGATATTTTGAAAGGGGAAATTCACGAACACAGTCCCGTTGAAAAATGGCACCGCGTTCTTCCGGTTCGTGAGATGATTGGATCGGTGGCGCTGTGCAAAGACGGCGATTTCATTGCGGCGCTTCAATCGGGTTTTGCCTTTATCAACAGGAGCAGCGGTGAGATAAAAAAAATAATAGACCCTGAAGAACATTTGTCCGGTAATCGTTTCAATGAAGGCAAATGCGATCCCGCCCGACGGTTTTTTGCGGGCACTATGTCGCTTTCGAAGCAGCAGAAGCAAGGAAGTTTTTACATGCTAAAAGCTGACGGTTCTGTTGAAAAGAAATTAGAAAATCTTTCTGTTCCAAATGGAATGGCCTGGAGTTTGGATCATCAAACTTTTTATCAAATTGATTCTCCCATATCAGAAGTTCGTTCTTATGACTATGATATCGGAACAGGAAATTTCAGCAACAAAAAAGTCATTATAAACATTCCCAAAGAAGACGGCGTTCCCGATGGAATGACCATCGATAATGAAGGCATGCTTTGGATTGCCCATTGGAACGGTTGGCAAATATCAAGGTGGAATCCGCACACAGGAAGAAAATTGGGTAGCGTTTCTTTACCGGTTGCGAACGTTACCTCCTGCACATTTGGCGGCGATGAACTGAATGACCTTTATATCACATCCGCAAGAGCAGGGCTTACTGAAACTGAGTTAAACGAACAGCCGCTTGCAGGATCTGTTTTCGTTTTAAAAAACAGTGGGTACAAAGGCGAAGAGGCTTTTGTTTTTAACCGGCATCAGTAG
- the nagB gene encoding glucosamine-6-phosphate deaminase translates to MTKEIFKEHKSVYYEKLPTHVHVTAHEASKAVANEIADLIRAKQQKGEYAVLGLATGSTPKRVYAELVRMHKEEGLHFQNVVTFNLDEYYGLPSESLQSYHHFMQENLFRHVNIAHEFCFIPDSDMPQALVKTHCEQYEKKIEEYGGIDFQLLGIGRNGHIGFNEPGSHSSSVTRLITLDPMTRSDAAVEFGGLAAVPRKAITMGVSTILKAKRVVLLAWGEHKAGIVKQAVEGPVTEFVPASYLQGHNNACFVIDETAASELTRKKTPWLTDTVVWHQQMIKKAVTHLALTVGKPVLKLTNNDYNENGLSDLLVLYGQAYDINIEVFNWLQHTITGWPGGKPNADDDNRPERAEPAKKRVVIFSPHPDDDIISMGGTFQRLVDQGHEVHVAYQTSGNIAVADDEAFRFIEFVKDYNEKFVISSPRAVAMFDEAEAFLKTKKNGEKDIPSLRYVKGLIRRGEAKNTCRFVGIPMERVHFLDLPFYETGTVDKNPFGTEDVVLIAALIEAVQPHQIYAAGDLADPHGTHKVCLDGIIAALNGLKEKPFIKDCWIWLYKGAWAEWDIDLIEMAVPMSPDQVLKKRAGIFKHQSQKDGVVFQGSDNREFWQRAEDRNKATADLYNKLGLAEYEAMEAFVRWQQF, encoded by the coding sequence ATGACGAAAGAAATTTTTAAGGAGCACAAATCTGTTTACTACGAAAAACTTCCAACGCATGTTCATGTTACGGCGCACGAAGCGTCAAAAGCCGTTGCAAACGAGATAGCGGATTTGATTCGGGCCAAGCAACAAAAGGGCGAATACGCAGTTTTGGGTTTGGCTACCGGTTCTACACCCAAGCGGGTGTATGCCGAATTGGTGCGCATGCACAAAGAAGAAGGTTTACATTTTCAAAACGTTGTTACGTTCAATTTGGATGAATATTACGGCTTGCCTTCGGAGTCCTTACAAAGCTATCATCACTTCATGCAAGAGAATCTTTTTCGGCACGTTAACATCGCTCATGAATTTTGCTTCATACCGGACAGCGACATGCCGCAAGCATTGGTAAAAACGCATTGCGAGCAATACGAAAAAAAGATTGAAGAGTATGGAGGGATTGACTTTCAACTGCTAGGCATCGGTCGCAACGGCCACATTGGTTTCAACGAACCCGGGTCGCACAGTAGCTCGGTTACGCGTCTAATTACGCTTGACCCGATGACTCGCTCTGATGCGGCGGTTGAATTTGGTGGGCTTGCGGCCGTTCCCCGCAAAGCCATCACAATGGGAGTGAGCACCATTTTGAAAGCCAAACGAGTTGTGTTGTTGGCTTGGGGCGAACACAAAGCCGGCATCGTTAAACAAGCTGTGGAAGGTCCTGTCACAGAGTTTGTGCCGGCATCTTATCTGCAAGGTCACAACAATGCCTGTTTTGTGATTGACGAGACTGCGGCATCGGAGCTAACGCGAAAAAAAACGCCCTGGCTTACAGATACGGTGGTGTGGCATCAGCAGATGATTAAAAAGGCCGTTACGCATTTGGCCTTAACGGTAGGCAAGCCCGTTTTAAAACTTACCAACAACGACTACAACGAAAACGGCTTGAGCGATTTGTTGGTGCTTTACGGACAAGCGTACGACATCAATATCGAAGTTTTCAACTGGTTGCAACACACCATCACCGGATGGCCGGGTGGCAAGCCAAATGCCGACGACGACAACCGACCCGAGAGAGCCGAACCCGCAAAAAAACGCGTGGTGATTTTCTCGCCTCATCCAGACGATGACATCATTTCAATGGGTGGAACGTTTCAGCGATTGGTGGACCAGGGACATGAAGTGCACGTGGCGTATCAAACATCGGGCAACATTGCCGTTGCTGACGATGAAGCGTTTCGCTTTATTGAATTTGTAAAGGATTACAACGAGAAATTTGTGATAAGCTCACCGCGAGCCGTGGCGATGTTTGATGAAGCGGAAGCTTTTCTGAAAACAAAAAAGAACGGTGAAAAGGATATCCCTTCGTTGCGTTACGTAAAAGGATTGATTCGCCGCGGTGAAGCCAAAAATACCTGCCGCTTTGTTGGCATTCCAATGGAGCGGGTGCATTTTCTTGACCTGCCTTTTTATGAAACCGGCACCGTTGACAAAAATCCGTTCGGAACTGAAGACGTTGTCCTCATTGCGGCACTAATTGAAGCAGTACAACCACACCAGATCTATGCCGCCGGCGATTTGGCCGATCCCCACGGCACGCACAAAGTTTGTTTGGATGGAATCATTGCTGCATTAAATGGATTGAAAGAAAAACCGTTTATAAAAGATTGCTGGATTTGGCTCTACAAAGGTGCCTGGGCCGAGTGGGACATTGATCTCATTGAAATGGCCGTGCCCATGAGTCCCGACCAGGTACTGAAAAAGCGGGCCGGAATCTTTAAACATCAGTCGCAAAAAGACGGCGTTGTGTTTCAAGGCAGCGACAACCGCGAGTTTTGGCAACGGGCCGAAGACCGCAACAAGGCAACCGCCGACTTGTACAATAAATTGGGCCTTGCTGAATACGAAGCAATGGAGGCTTTTGTCCGTTGGCAGCAGTTTTAA